The DNA segment GGCCAGGGGCCTTGGAAGTGCTGGTGGTATCGGCACTTGTGGTTCGGGCAGAAGGGTGGTTGCCAGCGGGGATCCTGTAGTGATAGCTTCTCCATGTCCTACAGAGGGCAGGAAGAAGGCCAGATACATTCTCAGAGGCACAACCTTTTATTCAGACTCCACGCCATCCTTTTCGAATTCTCTCCAGAGACCGGAGCCCCGATTCCAACGCCTGGAGAGCCAGAGCAGAGCCAGAAGACCGACCAGCACGGCAAACCAGAGCGTTGCCAGACGAATCAGGAGCGTGGCGGCGGCGGCCATTGCGGGATCCAGACCGCCGACTCCTCCCAGAAGAAGGGCCATGCTGCCTTCAGCCGCTCCCAACCCCCCCGGAAGAAAGGACAGGGCTCCCGCAAGAGTGGAAAGGGAAAAGACAAAGACCGAATCTCCCAGAGAGAGGAAGCCACCGAGAGATTGAAGGGAAAAAACCAGAGCCCAGCATTGCCAGAACCAGGCCAGGGCACTGAAGAGAACCATGGGAAGCAGGCGGGAAAGGGTAAGAAGCCCCCGAGTTCCGGAGAGCACCTGGGCCACGCGATCACCCGTCTTTCCGAAGAGCCGGGGCAGCAGTCGCTGCAGCCAGGGGGAAAAGGCAAGCAGATAGATCAGGGTGAGAAAGAGGAAGGCCAGTAGCCAGGTCGCTCCCCAGCCGCTACCGATCACTCCCAGTGAAGCCAGCACCAGCAATCCTCCCATATCCGTGTAGCGCTCGGCGATCACGACAGGGATGACCTTCGACACCGCTTCGCCTTTCACCTCCCGCACAAGCCAGGCCTTGAAGATCTCGCCCATCTTGCCAGGAGTGACCGTAAAGACAAAACCGCTGAGGAAAATCCCCACACTGTCGGCAAAGCGAATCCGGACGCCAATCGCGCGCAGGAAGAACTCCCACTTGAAGTAGCGAAAGACAAAGTGCAGGAGGCTGAGACCCAGAATCAGGGGAAGCCAGGCCAGGTTCATGGATCGAAGTGCGCTGGCGGTTTTGCCGAAATCAGAAAGCAGGGAAAGAGCGATCATGACGAGCAATCCGAAAGACAGACCAAGCCAGAGAGTGGTTCTCAGGCGGCGCTTTTTCACCAGGAGTCCCCCTGCTCGGGAGAAAAGGCATCCGGTCGAGCTTCCCGGTAAAAATGATGTGCCAGCATGGCTTCAATGCGAGCAGCAGCCCGACCATCGCCGTAGGGATTCTGTGCCTCGCTCATAAGCCGGTGATGGGAATCATCGCTGAGAATCTTCCCCGACTCCTCAAGAATCCGCTCCGGATCACTGCCTACGAGCTTCACGGTCCCTGCCTTGATGGCCTCGGGCCGCTCAGTGACATCACGCAGAACCAGCACCGGGACTCCCAGCGAGGGGGCCTCTTCCTGGATTCCCCCGCTGTCGGTGAGAATCAGTCGGGCCCGCTTCATCAGGGAAACAAAGCTCGCATAGTCAAGTGGATCGCAAAGCTGGACATTCCCGATTCCCTCCAACTTGTCCGAAGCCGCCTTGCGAACCGAGGGATTGGGATGCACGGGATAGACCACCTGGCACTCCGGGTGGCGGCTTGCCAGTTCTGCAACGGCAGAAAAGATCCTGCCGAGAGGCGTGCCAAAGGACTCCCTGCGATGGGCCGTAAGCAGGATGAGTGGGGAAGAGAGATCCGGAAAATCCGGCAGGTCTTCGCGAGCCGCAGTTTCAAGCAAGGCATCGATGACCGTGTTTCCCGTTACCAGGATCTTCTCCGTCTCGACACCTTCCTGTTTCAGGTTCCAGGCTGCGGTGGAGGTAGGCGCGAAGTGCAGATCCGTGAGCGAGCCGGTCAAACGACGGTTCAGTTCTTCCGGAAAGGGACTGTAGCGCTGTCCGGTGCGAAGACCCGCTTCCACATGGCCGACGGGAATTTTCAGATAGTAGGCGGCAAGAGCGCCGGCAAAGACGGTCGTCGTGTCGCCCTGAACGAGCACCATGTCCGGTTCAGTTACCTCGAAGACCTCCCGCAGCCCGGTCAGCGCGGAAGAAGTCACATCAAACAGATTCTGCCCGGGGCGCATGAGGTTCAGATCGTAGTCCGGCTTCAGATCGAATAGCTGTAACACCTGATCAAGCATCTCCCGGTGCTGAGCCGTTACGACCAGACTTGTCTGCCAGCGCTCCGGATTGCGCCGAAGCCGGGCGATGACTGGAGCCAACTTGATGGCTTCGGGTCGGGTTCCCAGTACAATCGCAATCTTCCGACTCATTTCTTCCTCCTCTGGGGTCTCTTGACGAATTGCCGAGGGAAGCGTTCGCGCAGATAGGCGTCCACATCCTCCAGGCTTTTCAGTTCCAGTTCGAACTCCCCGTCCAGAAAAAAGTCGCACTCGCCAAAGTCATGGTTCTGGCAAACCGAGGGTCGCTTCTCGTAGATCTTGCAGGAAAAGTCTTCGTTGAGATGTTCGCAGGGGCTGTCGAAGGCCACGTACCATCCCTCGTCGTCCTTGAAAATCCAGATGCCCTTGTGCGCGCAGTACCAGCGGATGTTCTCGAAGTCCTCAAACTCCTCGGGCTCGTCGATCTCGACGGCCACATAGGTGCAGCACTGCCCTTTGCAGGCACGGCAGATTTCCAGAATCTTCTCGGGATCCCTGCGAATCTCCTTCAGTTCCGCAGGGCCTGGCTTATCGGTCATGGGCATGGTCTTTCGATCAGGGTTCAGGGGGTCGAGGCGGGTCCAGATCCTCGGGAAGATCCATGGGAAAGGGACGCTCCGGCAGGGTCTTCTCTCCGCGAGCCACCTGTTTCCGGTTTCTCGCCACCAGACTCTTCTTCCATTTCAACCGGAACTCTTCGCGTTCCTCTCCCGGACCATAGCTGAAATGATGGCAGTTGTAGAAGATTTCGCAAATGTCTCCGGGGCGAAGATTCTTGCCGAGCTTGCCGTGAAGACAATAGCCCCGGCTTCCATTGCTCATGTCACGCGCCATGCCGGAAAAGAGAAAGTACTGGCAGTTTCCACAGGCCAGAATGCAGCCCTCGTCGAGGGAAAGCTGATCCTGCAATGCGCGAAGGCTGGCATAGTGATCAAAGCCAGAGCCTTCGGCCAACACCTTTTCGCCGATCATGAGAAGAGAGGAAATATCGAAGTTCTTCAGTTCCAGGAGAACCTGTCCCTTGCTCCCGGGAAGCTCGGCCTCGCGACGCTTTTTCATCAGGTAGGGAGAATAGTAGGAGATTCTGCCATCCATCTCCTCGCCCCGAAGCTTGAGGCGAACTGGCTTTTCGCGAATCATCGAGGCAAAACCTCCCGAGCGGGCAAGACGGAGCCGGGTGTCTTATGCACCTTTGCGGAAAAGCTGGCAAGATTTTTCTTCAGGAATCTGCCCCAATACACTGAATGTAGTAGACTTGGAGCTTCGCAACCCAAGATTTGGGGTCCTGGCCGGGAAATTGTTCCTGCGATCTTCCCCTCTCTCGTGTAGTATGCTCGCCGTCCGATTCCAGGAGAGAAAATGAAAGAACGCTGGTTCCGCAAGCACCCTCGCCTGCTCCTCATTCCGGTTGCTGTTTTTGCGGTTCTTGTCGGCATTCTGCTGGCCGAACTCTCCGCCAGAGTCCTCTTTCCCCAGTGGGCACCTGCCCGGGAAGAAAGGGTGAAGTTCTGGAAATACAGCGAACTTCTCGGATGGGAACACCGACCCGGGCAGAACGGGCACTTTGATCATCGGGATTTCTCGGTGGAAGTGTCCATCAATACTCTGGGCATGCGGGATGGCGAAGCAAGCAGGGAAAAAGGAAGTAAAAGACGCCTGCTGGTTCTCGGTGATTCCTTCGCCTGGGGTTTTGGAGTGGAAGAGGAGGAGCGATTCAGCGAGGTTCTGGACCTCTCTCTAGCCGGATGGGAGCTTCTCAACGCAGCGGTCAGCGGATACGGAACGGCACAGGAGCTTCTCTATCTAAAGGAAAGAGGCATGGCCCTGAAGCCGGACGCCCTCTTGCTTCTCTTTTGTGAAAACGATTTTCTCAACAATGTTCGAAGCGAGGAATACTGGCACTATCGCCCAGTCTTTACGCTGGAAAAGGACTCCCTTGAACTGCGAAATGTCCCGGTTCCCCGGGCCAGCCGCCGGCAGAAAGTCGAGCGATTCCTCTGGGGCAAGACCTGGCTTGGCCCGCGACTGGATATGGGAATCTGGAGGCTCAAGCAGTGGCTTCGTGGTAAGCGGGAGATGACTCCGGGCACGAAAGACATCGGGGATTTCAGGGTCACCGGAGAGCTTCTTCTTGCCATACGGGATCGCTGTCATGTGGCGGGCATTCCCTTTCTTCTCGTCAGCATCCCTATGGAGAAAGAAGGGAGAAACTGGCTGCGGGATTTCGCCAGCGAGCAGAACCTGAAGCTCCTGCAACTCGACGAAACCTTTGACAACTCCGGTGAAAACCTGATGCTCCCCCACGACAATCACTGGAATGGCCGAGGGCACGAACTGGCGGCACAGACCATTGCCTCCTGGCTCTCGGAAACCGGAATCCTTGATGGAAAGAAAGAGAGTCCATGAAACGAACGATCCTCCTGCTTCTTCTTTGCGTTTTCTATTCAATTCTGCGTTACCGGTTTTTCGGAGACACCGCTTCTGCGCAGATCCCGGTATTCCTTCTGAACAAGGCCCTCGCTCTTGCCTCCACTCTCTTTCTCTTTCTCGCGGCCCTGAGTTACCGCAAAGAAAACCAAGACGATCTTCGCCACTGGGGAAATGCCTCCCTGCATACCGCCTCCCTTCATGTGCTTCTCTCTCTTGCCGTCTTTTCAAAGACCTACTACCCGAAGCTCTTTGACGGCGGCAGCATGAGCCTGTCCGGAGAGATCATGATTCTCAGCGGTTCGCTTGCGGCCTTCAGTTTCTATTTTCTGAGAAAGGCCTCGGAGAACACCTCCCTGCAACGCTTCCCTCCTCTTCTGGCTTCCCTGTTTTTGGCCATTCATACCCTCTCTCTGGGCTTGAAAGGTTGGATGCCGCCTCAGGATTGGCACGGCTTTCTTCCTCCCATCTCGCTTTGGGGCTTTGTCTTTTCCCTGCTTGCTTCCTTGCTCTTCTGCCCCTGGATTCGCCGGGGAAGATAAACAGGCGCCGGGCCATGTTTCCACATCCGTGGAATCGCGGGATCATCTGTGATAGAATCGGGGTGCGGCCTGGCGAAGAGCCTTGCTCGCGGTAAATGCGATGCCGACAAGGCGTCGAAAGGAATGTCCTTGAAACCCCTGGCCCCCCTTCTCCTTGCCCTCTTGCTTGTCTCTTCGGCAAGTGCAAGCAGTCCCGTGGACCCTGCCGACCCCCACCTTCTCTACACGGGACGATGGGACGACTCGAATGCTTCCGAGCCCTGGTGTTACTGGATGGGCTCATCAATCATCGCCCACTTCGAGGGCAGCAGCCTGGCGATCACCTGCAGTGGCGGGTGGTGGAGCAATTACGACTACCTGCGCGTGATCATCGACGATGATGCGGCCAACTCCAGCAAGATCGCCATCGGAACGAGCATGGCGACCCATGTTCTGGCAACGGGCCTTGGGGACAGCAGCCACAAGGTCGAAATCATCAAGGAAACCGACATGGGTTACTGGCTGGTCGAGGGCTTCGAACTGGACGACGGGAAATCCCTCCTGGCTCCTCCCGAGAGACCCTCGCGACGCATTGAGTTTTACGGGGACTCCAATCTGGCAGGCTATTCTCTGGAGCACGAAGAGAACCACAGCGGCTATCACCTGCGTGGAACTTACCGGGGCTATGCGGGAATCGTATCGCGCATGCTCGATGCCGAGTATACCAATGTTTGCCGTAGCGGGGATCGAATCGCCGAGATTCACAGTGTCTTCGATCAAGTCGACTACTGGTCTCCCACGCCCCTCTGGGACTTCGCCAGATTCCCGCCCGATCTGGTGGTCGTGGGACTGGGTGCCAACGATCTGGGTCGTCCCAAGGTAGCCATCAAGAGCGACTACCACGATTTCCTTGACGACCTTCGCTCAACGCATCCCGAAGCACACATCATGCTCTACAATGGCTGGGGCTGGGACTACAACGAACCTGCCAACTACACTCATGAGGTCATTGAAGAACGGGATGACCCGAACATGTCCTTCGCAATCTTCCCCTGGATCTTCGAACAGTGGCACGGTTGCGAGTACGATCATGCGGGCATGGCCCAGATCCTTGCCGATCATGTCAGCGAGCTGCTGGGCTGGGAACAGGGGCCGCGCGATGTGATGAACGGCTACAGCCTGGGAGGAAATGTCGCCAACGGCGGTTTTGAAGAGGTCGCACCCTTCGGTGGCTATGGCTGGCGTTACCATGCACATCCGGGGGTCGATCGGATCCATGACCCTGCTGGCGCCCGGGACGGGGAGTACTACCTGCGCCTGTCGAGCGGGGCCGCGACTCACCAGCCAGTCCCCGCCAGTGACGGGGACACTTTCACTCTCGAGGCTTGGGTACGCGGCAGCGGGAACATCGCCGCCACGCAGGATTTCCGCGATCAGAAGATGTGGACCAATCCACTGCAAAGTAGCACCGAGGTCTTCCCTCTGACAGAGGAATGGCAGGTAATCTCGATGTCAGCCACGGCCCCGCTCGGTGTCTCATTTCCTGTCTACCACATGCGGCTGTCCTTCATCGTCGGCACCGGGGACACTGCAGACATAGACCTGGTCAGCACAAGCCTTGCCACCGCTGCGCCCGGCAAGCCGGCCTCTTCCCTGAACCTGGCCGTCTGGCCTAACCCCTTCAACCCCCTCGCGGAACTCCGCTTCGACCTTCCGGACGATGGACGCATGAAACTGGAGATTCTGGATGTGAGTGGGCGACTGATCTCGACCCTCCTCAGTGGCCCGATGGCCCGTGGTTCTCACTCCTGCTCCTGGAAAGGGCTCGATGAGCGTGGATCTGCAATGGCCAGCGGACTTTACCTCGCCCGCCTGTCTTTCGGCACTCAGGTGGAGTCAAAGCGCCTTCTGCTGATTCGTTAGGGCTGTGCAGAAACCACCATTCCGGATTTTCAAACCGTGAATTCCCTAAGTCATTGATAATCTTGACATTAGAGCCAATCTACCTTGTTTGTCAGCAGCAAGGAGAGAGGCATAATGCCCCTGAAAGAAATCCAGAAACTGGGCGTATCCCGTCTCCAGATCCTCGATGATTCCGGAGTGGCCGACCCTTCACTCGATCCCGGCCTGCCAGAAGAAGAACTTCTCCGTATCTATCGACACCTCTGTCTGGGTCGTGAAGCCGATGAGCGAATGCTCAAGCTCCAGAGAACCGGGCGCATGGGCACCTTCCCGCCCTGCTCGGGGCAGGAGGCCGTGTCCGTCGGTGCGGCGGCCGCCATTTCGGAGAAAGACTGGTTCGTGGGAGCCTTCCGCGAACTTCCCGGACGCCTGATGCGTGGCCAGGATCTTGTGCAGATCCTGAAGTTCTGGGCCGGCTATGAAGAGGGAAGTTCCTATTCCCTCAAGCATCGAAACCTCCCGGACACCATCGTCATCTCCTCACACATTCCCCAGGCCGTGGGCATCGCCTACTCCATGAAACTCCGGAAGGAAGATAGCGTCGTGCTGAACTTCTTCGGCGATGGAGCGACCAGCGAAGGTGATTTCCACGAAGGGTTGAACTTCGCGGCTGTCTGGAAGTCCCCGGTCGTCTTTGTCATCCAGAACAACGGCTGGGCGATTTCCACCGGGCGCGAAAAACAGACGGCCTCGGAGACCCTTGCCCAGAAAGCCCTGGCCTATGGCATGCCGGGCATCGTGGTCGATGGAAACGATGTCCTTGCTGTCTACTCTGCGGTTCGGGAGGCCGTCGAGCGCGCCAGGCGGGGTGAAGGCCCCACCCTGATCGAGGCACAGACCTACCGGATGAGCCTTCACACCACGGCAGACGATCCCACCCGCTATCGCAAAGAGGAAGACGTGGAGGAATGGCGTGACAAGGATCCACTGAAACGCTTCCGCCTCTATCTGGAAAACCGGGGAATCTGGGATGAGTCCCGGCAGGAAGCTCTCAACGATGAAATCCGGAAGGAAGTCGCCCTTGCGGTCGAGAGTTTCGAGAACAGGGAGTCCGTCCGACCGGATACACCCTTTGACCATGTCCTCGAAAACTCCCACCCCGAACTGGAACGGCAACGGGAAATCTTCCTCCAGAACATTAGTCGCAACTTCCCGGCTGAAGGTGTGGATCATGCCTAAGCTGAATATGGTTCAGGCCATCAATCTCGCCCTTCATCAGGAAATGGAAAGGGACTCCTCGGTGATTCAGCTCGGACAGGACATCGGTCTTAATGGCGGTGTCTTCCGGGTCACCGAAGGGCTTCAGAAAAAGTTCGGCGAGGAGAGGGTCATCGACTCGCCCCTTGCCGAATCCGCCATCGCCGGTGCCTCTATCGGAATGGCGCTTGCCGGGCTTCGGCCAGTGGCCGAAATGCAGTTCTCCGGATTCTCCTATTACGCGCTACAGCAGATGGAAAGCTACGCCGCCCGCTGGCGCTCGCGCAGCCAGGGCGAGTTCACCGTTCCCATGGTGCTTCGCATGCCCTACGGCGGAGGGGTTCACGCTCTGGAGCATCACAGCGAAAGCCGGGAAGCGACCTATGCACACTTCCCGGGCCTGAAGGTGGTCCTGCCTTCGGGTCCCCGGAATGCGCGTGCACTACTGGCCGCCGCAATCCAGGACAATGACCCGGTTGTCTTCATGGAACCGAAGCGAAGCTACCGGGCCTTCCGGGAGGAAGTTCCCGAAGAGCCGGAGACCATGGAAATCGGAAAGGCGCAAATCGTTCAGGAGGGCAGGGACATCACGCTCATTGCCTGGGGAGCGATGATGCGCGAAGCTCTCGCTGCCACAAAGACACTGGAAGAGAGAGGCAAGAGCGTGGAGCTGATTGACCTTCTCAGCGTTTCTCCCCTGGACAGCGATACGATCAGCGATTCAGTTCGCAAAACCGGACGCTGTGTGATCGTCCAGGAGGCCCCGCGAACGCTGGGAGTTTCCAGCGAAATCATTGCAAGAATCAATGACGCCGCCTTACTCTATCTGGAAGCTCCCGTGGGGCGAGTCACCGGCTACGATGTGGTCACCCCGAATTTCGCTCGAGAAAAATACTACCTTCCCAATGCGGGACAGGTCGTCGATCAGGTGGAAAGCACTCTGGCCTTTTAGGAAGCCTTATGTACGAATTCAAACTACCGGATCTGGGAGAAGGGATCCACGAGGGCGAACTCCTGGAGTGGCATGTCCACGAGGGCGACAGCATTCAGGAGGACGACCCTCTGCTTGATGTCGAGACCGACAAGGCGGCCGTCACCATCCCCTCACCGGCCACGGGAACCGTGCTTTCCCTGCAAGGAAATAGGGGCGACACCCTGAGCACGGGTTCCATTATCGCCGTCATCGATGACGGTAAGGGCAAAGACTCAAAGGCGACACCCGCGAAGAAAGAGGCAAAGCCCAAAGAGGCGAAAGCTCCGGCAGGAAGCAGCACTTCTCGAGTAGCGGCGGCTCCGGCAGTTCGTCGCCTGGCAAGGGAGAAAGGCATCGATCTCGGCAAGGTAGCGGGCAGCGGGCCCGGGGGACGCATTCTGGTCAGTGATCTTGAGGTCGGAAAATCAATCCACGAACTGCCGGAAGTGAAGAATGACTTCAGCGGCGGCTCTTCCATTCCCTTCTTCGAAGTGGAGGAACTTCCCGATTTCAGCGAATGGGGAGAGGTGGAGATTGAGCCTCTTCGCTCCATTCGCCGGAAGATCGCCCGCCGCCTGAGCAGTTCCATGATCATCGCCCCCCATGTTGCGCACATGGATGAAGCGGATGTGAGCGAACTGGCGAAGTTTCTCGAAAAGGAAAAAGAGCGGGGGAATCCTTCTTCTCTCACCTTTCTCTCCTTCGTTCTCAAAGCGGCCGCCAATGCGCTGGCGGACTTCCCGGAGATAAACGCCAGCCTGGATCCTCACCGGGAAGCTCTCATCTACAAGAAGTACCGGAATCTCGGCTTTGCCACGGACACAGGCCGGGGTCTTGTCGTGCCTGTGATTCGCGATACAGGGAACCTGAGTGTTCAGGAGATCTCTGCAGAACTTAAAAGGCTTTCCACTCGTGCCCGGGAGGGAAGCATCGAAGTCGGGGAACTTCGGGGCGGCACTTTTTCCGTGACCAATATCGGCGTTCTCGGGGGAACGGGCATGGTTCCGACCATCAACTACCCTGAAGCGGCCATTCTCGGCATGGCAGCTGTCCGCGAAAAGCCGGTCGTCCGGGAGGGAGAGATCGTGGCGCGCAAGGTCATGCCCCTGACTCTGGCCTTCGATCACCGCATCACCGATGGCGCGAACGCAGCTCGCTTCATGAACCGCATCATCGAACAGCTGGAAAGCCCACTCAGGATTTTCCTGGAGGACTAGCATGGTCATGGGTCAACTGAAACAGGAATGCGAACTGGTCGTGATCGGCGCCGGTCCGGGTGGCTATGTTGCGGCACTTCGCGCGGCCGACCTGGGCATGGATGTCACTCTCGTGGAAGCGCAGGACAAGCTCGGGGGAGTCTGCCTCCGGGAAGGCTGCATCCCTTCGAAGACCCTGATCCATGCCGTGGAAGTAGCAGAGTCGGCTCGCAATGCCGAACAGTTCGGTCTGAAGATCGACAAGGTCGAGGTGGATCCCGCGGGGCTTCGCAAATGGACCCGCTCGGTGGTCGACGGCCTCTCCAGCGGAATCGAAGGGCTTCTCAAGAAACGGGGGGTGGAAGTCATTCACGCCTGCGCTCGTTTCGATGGGCACGACAGTCTGGCTCTCGAAGGCGCGGAGGTCTCGGGGATTCGTTTCCAGAATTGCATCATCGCAACGGGAAGCCGCATCAACGAGCTTCCCGCAGGGCAAGACCTCCCTCTCTGGACCTCTGCAGAAGCCCTGCAGGTCCCTGAAATCCCCGATAGCCTGCTCGTTGTCGGTGGCGGCTATATCGGTCTGGAAATGGGCATGATCTACGCAGGACTGGGAAGCAAGGTCACGATGGTGGAGTTCTTTCCCAGTCTTCTTCAGGGAGCAGACCGGGATCTCCTGCAGGTCGTGGTGAATAGTGCAGAGAACCGTTTTGAAGCCATCCACACGGATTCCCGGGTGACTGAAATCGAGAAAACGGAGACGGGTTTCCTTACGAAGATTCTCCATGATGGAGATGAGATTGAGCTGGAAAGTCGGCAGGTTCTCAGCGCCGTCGGACGCAGGCCGAACACGGATCGCCTGAATCTGGAAATGGCCGGTCTTTCCACCGATGAGCAGGGACGCATTCCCGTGGATGAGCAGTGCCGCAGTTCCGTTGCAGGAATCTTCGCCATTGGCGATATCGCCCCGGGTCCCATGCTGGCCCACAAGGCCAGCCGGGAAGCCAAGGTGGCCGCAGAGGCCATTGCGGGGCACTCTTCCTCCTTTGACAACCGCGCCATTCCTGCGGTCGTCTTCACGGAACCGGAACTCGCCTGGGCAGGACTCACGGAGCGGGAGGCAGAGGAAAAAGGCATTACCGTCAAGGTCGGGCGCTTCCCTCTTGCCGCTCTCGGTCGCGCTCGCACGCTTGGACGCAGGGATGGACTTGCCAAGGTCATCTGTGATCCTGAAACCGATCGCGTACTCGGTGTCGGCATGGTCGGCCCTCAGGCCAGTGAACTCATTGCAGAAGGCACCCTGGCCATTGAGATGGGTGCGACTCTGGAAGACCTGATGGTCACGATTCACCCCCACCCCACTCTCTCTGAAGCCCTCTTTGAAGCCGCAGAAGTTGCGGCCGGGCAGGCCATTCACATTCAGGCTCCGAAGAAATGACCTTCACCCAGAAGCCCTGGAATCGCGACGAAGCACTGCTACAGTGCTGCAAGGAGAGCGGGGAGCCGGAAGTGGAAGTCTTCCGCCCCGAAGACCTGAGTCTCGTACTCGGACGGGGAAGCATAGCGGAACTGGAAATCCTCCCGGAAATTGCAAGTCGCGATGGAATTCCCCTGTACCGAAGGATGGGCGGAGGATGTTCCGTGGTACTGGACCCTGGCAATCTCATCCTCTCTCTGGCCATTCCTCTTCCGGGAGTCCTCGGTGTTCGTGACATCTTCGATGCCATTACGAAGTGGGTCATTGAGGGGCTCGATGAACTAGGGATCCCGGAAGTTGAAAAATCCGGAAGCAGCGATCTTTCCCTGAAGGGGAAAAAGGTGGGGGGATCCTGCGTCTACCGCCCCCGGGACTTCTTCTATTATTCGACCACCCTGCTCTTTGCTCCCCCCATTGAAGCTTCGGAGCGTTACCTGACTCATCCGCCCCGAGAGCCGGAGTACCGGGACGGGCGAAGCCATACCGACTTTCTCGGCTCTCTTCCGGGAAACGCAGCAGAAATGCTGCCCCGCCTTCAGGAAGTCTTTCATGCCCCGGCCCTGATGGACTATCTTGCTACCCGACAGATTTCCGGCTAGGGATTCTTCGAAAGGAAGAAATGCCTCTTTCTGACACCGCTATCATCCTGCACAGGGAAGGAATGGGGGTCGCCGACGAGCCGCTTCGCAAGAAACTGCTTTCCACCTACCTGGCCCTTCTCATTGAGAACAACACTCTCCCCGGCGCCATCTGTTTCTACACCGATGCCGTCAAACTGGCCTGCGAAGGCTCGGAGTTTCTCGAAACTCTGGCAGCTCTCGAACAAAAGGGAGTTCACCTGATTCTCTGCAAGACCTGCCTGGACAGCTTCGGCATCTCTGACAAGGTGAGGGTTGGAATCATCGGGGGCATGGGCGACATTCTGGCTGCCCAGACCAAGGCAGGAAAGGTCATCACCCTCTAGAGCAAGCCTTCTGAGCCCAGACTAGCTGGATTCTTCGAACAGATCCTCGAGGTCTTTCTCCTCCGGGGAAGAACTCAGTTCCCGGGCCAGCGCAAGATCCTCGGCAAGGCGGTCCTCAAACTCCCGCTGCCTCTCCCGGGTCAGTGCCCCGGAACTCATTCTCTGTTGCCTCATCTGGCGTAGAAAAGAACGATAGGGATCTTCGCAGGTGTAGCTCTTCAACAGATATCGCGCCACGAAGGCCTCACAGGACGCACACTCCACAAAGATCTGTGGGTCTTCGCCGGGTTTTACAAGCACACGGTTGTTGAGCTTCGCACTCTCACAGACCGGGCAGGATTCCAGTTTTGATTTCGGGCTGAGTACCATTCCAAAACCCCTCTCCTAGTGTGTCCCTCTTTCGAGAAATGGCAAGAGCGGAAACAGGATTCT comes from the Candidatus Krumholzibacteriia bacterium genome and includes:
- a CDS encoding dihydrolipoamide acetyltransferase family protein — its product is MYEFKLPDLGEGIHEGELLEWHVHEGDSIQEDDPLLDVETDKAAVTIPSPATGTVLSLQGNRGDTLSTGSIIAVIDDGKGKDSKATPAKKEAKPKEAKAPAGSSTSRVAAAPAVRRLAREKGIDLGKVAGSGPGGRILVSDLEVGKSIHELPEVKNDFSGGSSIPFFEVEELPDFSEWGEVEIEPLRSIRRKIARRLSSSMIIAPHVAHMDEADVSELAKFLEKEKERGNPSSLTFLSFVLKAAANALADFPEINASLDPHREALIYKKYRNLGFATDTGRGLVVPVIRDTGNLSVQEISAELKRLSTRAREGSIEVGELRGGTFSVTNIGVLGGTGMVPTINYPEAAILGMAAVREKPVVREGEIVARKVMPLTLAFDHRITDGANAARFMNRIIEQLESPLRIFLED
- a CDS encoding DsrE family protein, with the protein product MPLSDTAIILHREGMGVADEPLRKKLLSTYLALLIENNTLPGAICFYTDAVKLACEGSEFLETLAALEQKGVHLILCKTCLDSFGISDKVRVGIIGGMGDILAAQTKAGKVITL
- the lpdA gene encoding dihydrolipoyl dehydrogenase, translated to MGQLKQECELVVIGAGPGGYVAALRAADLGMDVTLVEAQDKLGGVCLREGCIPSKTLIHAVEVAESARNAEQFGLKIDKVEVDPAGLRKWTRSVVDGLSSGIEGLLKKRGVEVIHACARFDGHDSLALEGAEVSGIRFQNCIIATGSRINELPAGQDLPLWTSAEALQVPEIPDSLLVVGGGYIGLEMGMIYAGLGSKVTMVEFFPSLLQGADRDLLQVVVNSAENRFEAIHTDSRVTEIEKTETGFLTKILHDGDEIELESRQVLSAVGRRPNTDRLNLEMAGLSTDEQGRIPVDEQCRSSVAGIFAIGDIAPGPMLAHKASREAKVAAEAIAGHSSSFDNRAIPAVVFTEPELAWAGLTEREAEEKGITVKVGRFPLAALGRARTLGRRDGLAKVICDPETDRVLGVGMVGPQASELIAEGTLAIEMGATLEDLMVTIHPHPTLSEALFEAAEVAAGQAIHIQAPKK
- a CDS encoding alpha-ketoacid dehydrogenase subunit beta — protein: MPKLNMVQAINLALHQEMERDSSVIQLGQDIGLNGGVFRVTEGLQKKFGEERVIDSPLAESAIAGASIGMALAGLRPVAEMQFSGFSYYALQQMESYAARWRSRSQGEFTVPMVLRMPYGGGVHALEHHSESREATYAHFPGLKVVLPSGPRNARALLAAAIQDNDPVVFMEPKRSYRAFREEVPEEPETMEIGKAQIVQEGRDITLIAWGAMMREALAATKTLEERGKSVELIDLLSVSPLDSDTISDSVRKTGRCVIVQEAPRTLGVSSEIIARINDAALLYLEAPVGRVTGYDVVTPNFAREKYYLPNAGQVVDQVESTLAF